In Planifilum fimeticola, one DNA window encodes the following:
- a CDS encoding sugar ABC transporter permease gives MSGTKRKWSIGLLLTYAFLLFMVSVTLYPILWVIGSSLNPGTSLFSSTLIPKHATLDHYIWLFTSPDSQYLTWYKNTLKISLINAAVSVVLTTGTAYAFSRYRFFGRRYGLVSFLVLQMFPQAMSMVALYILLNEIGLLDTHLGLILVYAGAQIPFNTWLVKGYFDTIPRGLDEAARIDGAGHNTVFFRIMLPLARPIIAVVALFNFMGPMTDFLLPRIVLTDPDKWTLAVGLFGFISDKFGQNFTVFAAGSVLIALPIALFFLAMQRYFISGLTAGATKG, from the coding sequence ATGAGCGGAACCAAACGGAAATGGAGCATCGGCTTGTTGCTCACTTACGCGTTTTTGCTCTTCATGGTGTCGGTCACCCTTTATCCGATCCTGTGGGTGATCGGTTCCTCTCTCAATCCGGGGACCAGCCTGTTTTCCAGCACGCTGATCCCGAAACACGCCACGTTGGATCATTATATCTGGCTGTTTACCAGCCCGGACAGCCAGTACCTGACCTGGTACAAGAACACGCTGAAGATCTCCCTGATCAACGCCGCGGTGTCGGTCGTCCTGACGACGGGGACCGCCTACGCCTTTTCCCGGTATCGGTTCTTCGGTCGGAGGTACGGATTGGTCTCCTTTCTGGTGTTGCAGATGTTTCCCCAGGCGATGTCGATGGTCGCCCTTTACATCCTGCTCAACGAAATCGGCCTGTTGGACACCCACCTGGGGTTGATCCTCGTCTACGCCGGGGCGCAGATTCCCTTCAACACCTGGTTGGTGAAGGGGTATTTCGACACGATTCCCCGGGGTTTGGACGAGGCGGCGCGGATCGACGGGGCGGGGCACAACACCGTTTTCTTCCGGATCATGCTCCCCCTGGCCCGGCCGATCATCGCCGTGGTCGCCCTGTTCAATTTCATGGGACCGATGACCGATTTCCTGCTGCCGCGGATCGTCCTGACCGACCCGGACAAGTGGACGCTGGCGGTGGGACTGTTCGGCTTCATCAGCGACAAATTCGGCCAGAACTTCACCGTCTTTGCCGCCGGCTCCGTGTTGATCGCCCTGCCCATCGCCCTCTTTTTCCTGGCGATGCAGCGGTACTTCATTTCCGGTCTCACGGCGGGGGCGACCAAGGGATGA